Proteins from a single region of Lelliottia sp. JS-SCA-14:
- the ispG gene encoding flavodoxin-dependent (E)-4-hydroxy-3-methylbut-2-enyl-diphosphate synthase, which translates to MHNQAPIQRRKSKRIYVGNVPIGDGAPIAVQSMTNTRTTDVEATVNQIKALERVGADIVRVSVPTMDAAEAFKLIKQQVNVPLVADIHFDYRIALKVAEYGVDCLRINPGNIGSEERIRSVVDCARDKNIPIRIGVNAGSLEKDLQEKYGEPTPQALLESAMRHVDHLDRLNFDQFKVSVKASDVFLAVESYRLLAKQIEQPLHLGITEAGGLRSGSVKSAIGLGLLLSEGIGDTLRVSLAADPVEEIKVGFDILKSLRIRARGINFIACPTCSRQEFDVIGTVNALEQRLEDLITPMDVSIIGCVVNGPGEALVSTLGVTGGNKKSGLYEDGVRKDRLDNNDMIDQLEARIRAKATMLDEAQRISIQQVEK; encoded by the coding sequence ATGCATAACCAGGCTCCGATTCAACGTAGAAAATCTAAACGGATTTACGTTGGGAATGTGCCGATTGGTGATGGTGCACCCATTGCCGTCCAGTCGATGACCAACACCCGTACCACGGATGTTGAGGCGACGGTCAATCAAATCAAAGCATTAGAGCGCGTAGGCGCGGATATCGTCCGCGTCTCTGTGCCCACCATGGATGCCGCTGAGGCGTTCAAACTCATCAAACAGCAGGTCAATGTTCCGCTGGTTGCCGATATCCACTTCGATTACCGAATCGCGCTGAAAGTCGCGGAATACGGTGTGGATTGTCTGCGTATCAACCCAGGTAACATTGGCAGCGAAGAGCGTATCCGCTCCGTTGTTGACTGTGCTCGCGACAAAAATATCCCTATCCGCATCGGCGTCAACGCCGGGTCGCTGGAAAAAGATCTGCAGGAAAAATACGGCGAACCGACGCCACAGGCGCTGCTCGAATCCGCGATGCGTCATGTGGATCACCTCGATCGTCTGAACTTCGATCAGTTCAAAGTCAGCGTAAAAGCCTCTGATGTGTTCCTGGCCGTGGAATCTTATCGTCTGCTGGCGAAGCAGATCGAACAGCCTCTGCACCTCGGGATCACCGAAGCGGGCGGGTTGCGCAGTGGTTCCGTGAAATCGGCGATCGGTCTTGGTCTGCTGCTTTCCGAAGGGATCGGCGATACCCTGCGTGTTTCCCTGGCGGCGGATCCGGTTGAAGAGATCAAAGTCGGTTTCGACATTCTGAAATCCCTGCGCATTCGTGCGCGCGGGATCAACTTCATTGCCTGTCCAACCTGTTCGCGTCAGGAGTTTGACGTGATTGGTACAGTCAACGCCCTGGAGCAACGTCTGGAAGATCTGATCACGCCGATGGATGTCTCCATTATCGGCTGTGTCGTGAACGGTCCGGGTGAAGCGCTGGTGTCAACGCTCGGCGTGACCGGCGGCAACAAGAAAAGCGGCCTTTATGAAGATGGTGTTCGTAAAGATCGTCTGGATAACAACGACATGATCGATCAGCTGGAAGCCCGCATCCGCGCGAAAGCGACGATGCTGGATGAAGCCCAGCGCATCAGTATTCAGCAAGTTGAAAAATAA
- the rodZ gene encoding cytoskeleton protein RodZ encodes MNTEATHDQNEALSTGVRLRNAREQLGLSQQAVAERLCLKVSTVRDIEEDKAPADLASTFLRGYIRSYAKLVHIPEEELLPMMEKQAPVRAAKVAPMQTFSLGKRRKKRDGWLMSFTWLVLFVVIGLTGAWWWQNHKAQQEEITTMADQSSAELNNSGNDGAQSVPLNTDSSTTSGEPQTAATDPQAVEPTQTPAPVTTPDQTTAQNAVVAPSQANVDTAPAATTTPAATANTAQPLPTDQAGVAGTTAADPNALVMNFSADCWLEVTDATGKKLFSGLQRKDGTLNLTGQAPYKLKIGAPAAVQIQYQGKPVDLSRFIRTNQVARLTVNAEQSAAQ; translated from the coding sequence ATGAATACTGAAGCCACTCACGACCAAAATGAAGCACTCTCCACCGGCGTTCGTCTTCGCAACGCCCGTGAACAACTCGGACTCAGCCAGCAAGCTGTTGCAGAACGCTTATGCCTGAAGGTTTCCACGGTTCGCGATATTGAAGAAGATAAGGCTCCGGCCGATCTCGCTTCAACGTTTCTGCGTGGTTACATCCGCTCTTATGCAAAACTGGTGCATATCCCTGAAGAAGAACTGTTGCCAATGATGGAAAAACAGGCACCGGTACGTGCGGCGAAAGTCGCGCCGATGCAGACCTTCTCTCTGGGCAAACGTCGTAAAAAACGTGATGGCTGGCTGATGAGTTTTACCTGGCTGGTGCTGTTTGTGGTGATTGGTCTGACGGGCGCATGGTGGTGGCAAAACCATAAAGCGCAGCAGGAAGAGATCACCACCATGGCCGATCAGTCATCTGCAGAGCTTAACAATTCCGGTAACGACGGCGCGCAAAGCGTGCCGTTAAACACCGACAGCAGCACCACCTCTGGCGAGCCTCAAACAGCGGCTACCGATCCTCAGGCTGTTGAACCTACCCAAACGCCAGCGCCGGTGACCACTCCGGATCAAACGACGGCGCAAAACGCCGTGGTTGCGCCTTCTCAGGCGAATGTGGACACCGCTCCGGCAGCAACGACCACTCCAGCGGCTACGGCTAACACCGCTCAACCCCTGCCGACTGACCAGGCGGGCGTCGCGGGCACCACTGCAGCCGATCCAAACGCGCTGGTGATGAACTTCTCTGCCGACTGCTGGCTGGAAGTGACTGACGCGACAGGCAAAAAACTGTTCAGCGGCCTGCAGCGTAAAGATGGCACATTAAATCTAACGGGTCAGGCGCCGTATAAGCTTAAAATCGGTGCTCCGGCAGCGGTACAGATCCAGTATCAAGGAAAACCTGTCGATCTGAGCCGTTTTATCAGAACTAATCAGGTTGCGCGTCTTACCGTTAATGCCGAACAATCTGCAGCACAGTAA
- a CDS encoding bifunctional tRNA (adenosine(37)-C2)-methyltransferase TrmG/ribosomal RNA large subunit methyltransferase RlmN, whose amino-acid sequence MSELVNTSEVAIAAVPTKNGKINLLDLNRQQMREFFKEMGEKPFRADQVMKWMYHYCSDNFDDMTDINKVLRTKLKEVAEIRAPEVVEEQRSSDGTIKWAIAVGDQRVETVYIPEEDRATLCVSSQVGCALECKFCSTAQQGFNRNLRVSEIIGQVWRAAKIVGAAKVTGTRPITNVVMMGMGEPLLNLTNVVPAMEIMLDDFGFGLSKRRVTLSTSGVVPALDKLGDMIDVALAISLHAPNDEIRDEIVPINKKYNIETFLAGVRRYLEKSNANQGRVTIEYVMLDHVNDETDHAHQLAELLKDTPCKINLIPWNPFPGAPYGRSSNSRIDRFSKVLMEYGFTTIVRKTRGDDIDAACGQLAGDVIDRTKRTLRKRMQGEAIDVKAV is encoded by the coding sequence ATGTCTGAACTAGTTAACACCTCTGAAGTCGCCATTGCCGCGGTTCCTACTAAAAATGGAAAAATTAACCTGCTGGATCTGAACCGTCAGCAGATGCGCGAGTTTTTCAAAGAGATGGGCGAGAAGCCGTTTCGTGCCGACCAGGTGATGAAATGGATGTACCACTATTGCAGCGACAACTTTGATGACATGACGGACATCAACAAAGTGCTGCGTACCAAACTGAAAGAAGTGGCTGAAATCCGCGCACCGGAAGTGGTGGAAGAGCAGCGCTCTTCGGACGGCACGATCAAATGGGCGATTGCGGTAGGCGATCAGCGCGTTGAGACGGTGTACATCCCCGAAGAAGACCGCGCCACGCTGTGCGTCTCCTCTCAGGTTGGCTGTGCGCTGGAGTGTAAATTCTGCTCAACGGCGCAGCAGGGCTTTAACCGTAACCTGCGCGTGTCCGAAATTATCGGCCAGGTGTGGCGCGCGGCGAAAATCGTCGGCGCGGCAAAAGTGACCGGTACGCGTCCAATCACCAACGTGGTGATGATGGGCATGGGCGAGCCGCTGCTGAACCTGACTAACGTCGTTCCGGCGATGGAAATCATGCTCGATGACTTCGGTTTTGGCCTGTCCAAACGTCGCGTGACCCTCTCCACCTCTGGCGTTGTGCCAGCGCTGGATAAACTGGGTGACATGATTGACGTAGCGCTGGCAATCTCCTTGCATGCGCCGAACGACGAAATTCGTGACGAAATTGTACCGATCAACAAAAAGTACAATATCGAAACCTTCCTCGCGGGCGTGCGTCGCTACCTCGAGAAGTCCAACGCCAATCAGGGCCGCGTGACTATCGAGTACGTGATGCTGGATCATGTGAATGACGAAACCGATCATGCGCATCAGCTGGCTGAACTGCTGAAAGACACACCGTGCAAGATTAACCTGATCCCATGGAACCCGTTCCCGGGTGCGCCATATGGTCGCAGCTCCAACAGCCGTATCGACCGTTTCTCCAAGGTTCTGATGGAGTACGGTTTCACCACCATCGTGCGTAAAACCCGTGGTGATGATATCGATGCCGCCTGCGGTCAGCTGGCCGGCGATGTGATTGACCGCACCAAGCGTACGCTGCGTAAGCGCATGCAGGGTGAGGCGATTGACGTCAAAGCTGTGTGA
- the ndk gene encoding nucleoside-diphosphate kinase: protein MAIERTFSIIKPNAVAKNVIGSIFARFESAGFKIVGTKMLHLTVEQARGFYAEHDGKPFFDGLVEFMTSGPIVVSVLESENAVQRHRDLMGATNPANALAGTLRADYADSFTENGTHGSDSVESAAREIAYFFAEGEVCPRTR, encoded by the coding sequence ATGGCTATTGAACGTACTTTTTCCATCATCAAACCAAACGCGGTGGCAAAAAACGTTATTGGCAGCATCTTTGCTCGCTTTGAATCTGCAGGGTTCAAAATCGTTGGCACCAAAATGCTGCATCTGACCGTTGAACAGGCTCGCGGTTTCTACGCTGAGCACGACGGCAAACCTTTCTTCGACGGCCTGGTTGAGTTCATGACTTCCGGTCCAATCGTGGTTTCCGTGCTGGAAAGCGAAAACGCAGTACAGCGTCACCGCGATTTGATGGGCGCAACTAACCCGGCTAACGCACTGGCTGGCACCCTGCGTGCTGACTACGCGGACAGCTTCACCGAGAACGGCACCCACGGTTCCGACTCTGTTGAATCTGCTGCGCGCGAAATCGCGTACTTCTTCGCAGAAGGCGAAGTTTGCCCACGTACCCGTTAA
- the pbpC gene encoding peptidoglycan glycosyltransferase PbpC (penicillin-binding protein 1C) — translation MRFSRLIRSRWLWLAGAILVLWALIVVADRLWPLPLKEVNPARVVVDEKGTPLWRFADSDGIWRYPVTIEEVSPRYLDALIQYEDRWFWDHPGVNPFSVLRAAWQDLSSGKVVSGGSTLTMQVARLLDPHPRTFGGKVRQLWRAMQLEWHLSKRDILTLYLNRAPFGGTLQGVGAASWAYLGKSPAQLSYSEAALLAVLPQAPSRLRPDRWPDRAEAARNKVLERMVTQGVWSAQQVKESRQEPVWLAPRQMPQLAPLFSRMMLGKSRDNKIVTTLDASLQRQLEELAMNWKSRLPPRSSLAMIVVDHTNMKVRGWVGSVDISDDSRFSHVDMVSAIRSPGSVLKPFVYGMALDDGLIHPASLLQDVPRRTGDYRPGNFDSGFHGPVSMSEALVRSLNLPAVQVLEAYGPKRFTGMLSNVGLRLILPAGAQPNLSLILGGAGARLADITAAYSAFARQGKAGQLRVQPGDPLIERPLLSPGSAWIIRRILGNEAQPLPDGALPQVAPLAWKTGTSYGYRDAWAIGLNARYIIGIWTGRPDGTPVAGQFGFARAVPLLNQVNNMLQSSSTVDEGRLPRDPRPASVSRGVICWPGGQSLPEGSENCRRRLATWLLDGSQPPTLLLPEQEGIRGIRFPVWLDSEGKRVAADCPGAQEKILDVWPLPLEPWLPASERRAARIPASSAVCPPLSQDSPAPLMLSGVREGALIKRLPGESRVSLPLQAIGSDSQRWWFLNGEPLNVKGRAYTLQLDKAGDYQLLVLDETGQVATVNFTLQ, via the coding sequence GTGAGATTTTCCCGACTCATTCGCTCCCGTTGGCTGTGGCTGGCGGGAGCGATTCTCGTTTTATGGGCGCTGATTGTCGTCGCCGATCGCCTGTGGCCATTGCCTTTGAAAGAGGTCAACCCGGCGCGCGTGGTGGTCGATGAAAAAGGTACGCCGCTGTGGCGGTTTGCCGATAGCGACGGGATCTGGCGCTATCCGGTTACCATCGAAGAGGTTTCGCCTCGCTATCTTGATGCCCTGATCCAGTATGAAGATCGCTGGTTCTGGGATCATCCGGGCGTCAATCCGTTCTCCGTATTGCGCGCAGCCTGGCAGGATCTGAGCTCCGGCAAAGTGGTCTCGGGCGGCAGTACGCTTACCATGCAGGTGGCGCGTCTGCTCGATCCGCATCCGCGTACCTTTGGCGGTAAAGTGCGCCAGCTCTGGCGGGCGATGCAGCTGGAGTGGCACCTTTCCAAACGCGATATTCTCACCCTCTACCTCAATCGCGCCCCCTTTGGCGGAACCTTGCAGGGCGTCGGGGCGGCCAGTTGGGCCTATCTTGGGAAATCACCGGCGCAGTTAAGCTACTCCGAAGCCGCGCTGCTGGCGGTACTCCCGCAGGCGCCGAGCCGTCTGCGCCCGGACCGCTGGCCGGATCGCGCGGAAGCCGCACGCAATAAAGTGCTCGAACGCATGGTGACGCAGGGCGTCTGGAGCGCGCAGCAGGTGAAAGAGTCGCGTCAGGAGCCGGTCTGGCTGGCCCCGCGGCAAATGCCGCAGCTGGCGCCGCTGTTCTCCCGCATGATGCTCGGTAAAAGCCGTGACAACAAAATTGTCACCACGCTGGATGCCTCGCTGCAAAGACAGCTCGAAGAGCTGGCGATGAACTGGAAATCCCGCCTGCCACCGCGTAGCTCTCTGGCGATGATCGTGGTCGATCATACCAATATGAAGGTGCGCGGCTGGGTGGGATCGGTGGACATCAGTGACGACAGCCGGTTTAGCCACGTCGATATGGTGAGCGCGATCCGATCGCCGGGATCGGTGCTCAAACCTTTTGTCTATGGCATGGCGCTGGACGATGGCCTGATCCATCCCGCCTCGTTATTGCAGGATGTGCCTCGCCGCACGGGTGACTATCGGCCTGGCAACTTCGACAGCGGATTTCACGGCCCCGTCAGTATGAGCGAAGCCCTGGTCCGCTCGCTGAACCTGCCTGCCGTGCAGGTGCTGGAGGCCTACGGTCCTAAACGTTTCACCGGGATGTTAAGCAACGTCGGATTACGCCTAATCCTTCCGGCTGGCGCGCAGCCGAACTTGTCGCTGATCCTCGGCGGGGCGGGGGCGCGGCTGGCCGATATCACCGCAGCCTACAGCGCCTTTGCCCGTCAGGGTAAAGCGGGGCAGCTGCGCGTGCAGCCGGGCGATCCACTCATTGAGCGCCCGCTTCTTTCGCCGGGGTCGGCGTGGATCATTCGCCGAATTTTGGGCAACGAAGCGCAGCCGCTGCCGGATGGCGCACTGCCGCAGGTTGCGCCGCTGGCGTGGAAAACCGGCACCAGCTACGGCTATCGCGACGCCTGGGCCATCGGGCTCAATGCGCGCTATATCATTGGCATCTGGACCGGGCGCCCGGACGGAACGCCTGTCGCCGGGCAGTTTGGTTTCGCCAGGGCCGTGCCGCTGCTGAATCAGGTAAACAATATGCTCCAGTCGAGTTCGACGGTCGACGAGGGGCGCTTACCGCGCGATCCGCGTCCGGCTTCGGTCAGCCGTGGGGTGATCTGCTGGCCGGGTGGGCAATCCCTGCCGGAAGGGAGCGAGAACTGCCGACGTCGGCTGGCGACCTGGCTGCTCGACGGGAGCCAGCCGCCGACCCTGTTGCTGCCCGAGCAGGAGGGGATTCGCGGGATTCGATTCCCGGTCTGGCTGGATAGCGAAGGCAAACGCGTCGCAGCCGATTGCCCTGGTGCGCAGGAGAAAATTCTCGACGTCTGGCCGCTACCGCTTGAACCCTGGCTGCCTGCGTCTGAGCGCAGAGCTGCGCGCATCCCGGCGTCCTCGGCTGTTTGTCCGCCGCTGTCGCAAGATTCCCCCGCGCCGCTGATGCTGTCCGGTGTGCGGGAAGGAGCACTGATCAAACGTTTGCCCGGTGAGTCACGCGTTTCGCTCCCGTTACAGGCCATCGGCAGCGATAGCCAGCGCTGGTGGTTCCTGAATGGGGAACCTCTCAATGTTAAAGGACGTGCTTACACTTTACAGCTTGATAAAGCAGGGGATTATCAGTTACTGGTATTGGATGAGACGGGGCAAGTCGCCACGGTGAATTTCACCCTCCAGTAG